From the genome of Triticum dicoccoides isolate Atlit2015 ecotype Zavitan unplaced genomic scaffold, WEW_v2.0 scaffold82739, whole genome shotgun sequence, one region includes:
- the LOC119348042 gene encoding probable LRR receptor-like serine/threonine-protein kinase At1g63430, whose amino-acid sequence MLLFEYASNGTLYEHLHHGEAAQFSWLRRMKIAISIAQGLRYLHTESQPPFAISELNSNSVYVIEDSTPKADGVVY is encoded by the exons ATGTTACTCTTTGAGTACGCATCAAATGGGACCCTGTACGAGCACCTACACC ATGGAGAAGCGGCCCAATTCTCTTGGCTCAGACGAATGAAAATAGCCATCAGCATCGCCCAAGGTTTAAGGTATCTGCACACCGAGTCGCAGCCGCCTTTCGCTATATCAGAGCTGAACTCCAATTCAGTATACGTTATAGAAGATTCTACCCCCAAG GCTGACGGCGTCGTCTACTGA